The following are encoded in a window of Roseimaritima ulvae genomic DNA:
- a CDS encoding sialidase family protein — protein sequence MPNSLSRRRFTQTAGVLCGLSVFGSSSRASAAAAHVDTPRVISKTPHYYCGWPTLTRRANGELLVVWSGGRQQHVCPFGRVDMMRSNDDGETWSWPRTLLDGPIDDRDAGIVETTQGSLLVTTFTSLAYDTPAFRAALAKQDGEPGSWPQEKRETWRAAHQRINEAQRKAELGEWMIRSTDGGVTWSARYPSIVNSPHGPIQSDDGRLIYAGKRLWTGERQVGVCQSSDDGQSWEWLSDIPIREGDQSKNYHELHAADLGGGKLVVHIRNHSQRNHRETLQCESSDGGETWTTPHSIGVWGLPSFLTVLRDGRLVMTYGYRRAPFGNQARVSEDGGNSWSDPITISGDGLGGDLGYPSTVELGDGSLLTVWYEHMKGSPNAVLRQARWTLA from the coding sequence ATGCCCAACTCTCTATCGCGTCGTCGCTTTACCCAAACCGCCGGCGTTCTGTGCGGCTTGTCCGTATTCGGTTCCTCCAGCCGCGCATCTGCCGCCGCAGCTCATGTCGACACGCCCCGTGTGATCAGCAAGACGCCTCACTACTATTGCGGCTGGCCGACGTTGACGAGGCGGGCCAACGGCGAGTTGTTGGTGGTCTGGTCGGGAGGTCGGCAACAGCATGTCTGTCCGTTTGGCCGCGTCGACATGATGCGGTCCAACGACGACGGCGAAACGTGGTCCTGGCCTCGCACCCTGCTGGATGGACCCATCGACGACCGCGACGCGGGGATTGTCGAAACCACTCAGGGCTCCCTGTTGGTCACCACCTTTACCTCCTTGGCATACGATACGCCGGCCTTTCGCGCAGCGCTTGCCAAACAAGACGGCGAGCCGGGCAGTTGGCCGCAGGAAAAACGTGAAACCTGGCGTGCGGCTCATCAGCGGATCAACGAAGCGCAACGAAAGGCGGAACTGGGAGAATGGATGATCCGCTCGACCGACGGCGGAGTGACATGGTCGGCGCGTTACCCGTCCATCGTCAACAGTCCGCACGGCCCCATCCAATCCGACGACGGACGCTTGATCTACGCCGGTAAGCGGCTGTGGACGGGCGAGCGTCAGGTGGGCGTTTGCCAATCCAGCGATGACGGCCAGAGCTGGGAATGGTTGAGCGACATCCCGATCCGCGAAGGCGATCAAAGTAAGAACTACCACGAATTGCACGCGGCCGATCTGGGCGGCGGCAAGCTGGTCGTGCACATCCGCAACCACAGCCAACGCAACCATCGTGAAACGCTGCAGTGCGAGTCGAGCGACGGGGGAGAAACCTGGACCACGCCCCATTCGATTGGCGTGTGGGGACTGCCCTCGTTCTTAACCGTCCTGCGAGACGGCCGCTTGGTGATGACCTACGGCTACCGTCGCGCTCCGTTTGGCAATCAGGCCCGCGTCAGCGAAGACGGCGGAAACAGCTGGAGCGATCCGATCACGATCAGCGGCGACGGGCTCGGCGGCGACCTGGGCTACCCCAGCACGGTCGAGCTGGGCGACGGCAGTTTACTGACCGTCTGGTACGAACACATGAAGGGCTCGCCCAACGCCGTACTGCGGCAAGCTCGCTGGACGTTGGCCTAG
- a CDS encoding sulfatase, with protein MNVLFIISDDLTATALSCYGNQVCQTPHIDALAASGTRFTRAYCQGTYCGPSRASLMSGYYPHATGVLGYKNPRPQIGDRQTWSQLFKDNQYYAARVSKIFHMGVPGGIEAGTDGADDPRSWSERFNSPGPEWKAAGDGETLENNPRGTKPVVGGNTFVVVEADGGDEVHSDGKTAAKACELIAEHRDEPFWLGVGFVRPHVPFVAPRSYYPPFKPYAQMQLPERVENDWDDIPTAGINYKTSKNMKMDLRRQRKAIGGYYASVAFMDAQVGKVMASLKDAGLEDNTIVIFTSDHGYHLGEHDFWAKVSLRDESAAVPLIIRVPGKQPAVCDSLVELLDLYPTVASLCGLDVPSHVQGEDISAMLDDPTVSVRDAAFSVAPMRKGFLLREQRWAYIQYKEDASGGIELFDCDADPKQFTNLADKTEHQDTVKRLQAKLAAKLAQVRNNDLP; from the coding sequence ATGAATGTGCTGTTCATCATTTCCGACGACCTGACGGCTACGGCGCTTTCGTGTTACGGCAATCAGGTTTGCCAAACGCCCCACATCGACGCTCTGGCCGCCTCCGGCACTCGCTTCACCCGAGCTTATTGCCAAGGCACGTACTGCGGTCCCTCGCGAGCCTCGCTGATGTCCGGCTATTACCCACACGCTACCGGCGTGCTGGGTTACAAAAATCCTCGCCCGCAGATCGGCGACCGACAAACCTGGTCGCAGCTGTTCAAAGACAATCAATACTACGCGGCCCGGGTCAGTAAAATTTTCCATATGGGCGTTCCCGGTGGTATCGAAGCCGGCACCGACGGAGCCGACGATCCGCGTTCCTGGTCCGAGCGATTTAATAGCCCGGGGCCCGAATGGAAAGCAGCCGGCGATGGCGAAACCCTGGAAAACAACCCTCGGGGCACCAAACCCGTCGTCGGCGGCAACACTTTTGTGGTCGTTGAAGCCGATGGCGGCGATGAAGTCCACAGCGATGGCAAGACGGCCGCTAAAGCCTGTGAGTTGATCGCGGAGCATCGCGACGAACCGTTTTGGTTGGGCGTCGGCTTTGTCCGCCCCCACGTGCCATTTGTAGCCCCGCGATCCTATTACCCACCCTTCAAACCCTACGCTCAGATGCAACTGCCTGAACGGGTTGAAAACGACTGGGACGATATCCCCACCGCCGGGATTAATTACAAGACCAGCAAGAACATGAAAATGGACCTGCGGCGGCAGCGTAAAGCCATCGGCGGCTACTACGCATCGGTGGCCTTCATGGACGCCCAGGTCGGCAAAGTCATGGCCTCCTTGAAAGACGCCGGCCTGGAAGACAACACGATCGTGATCTTTACCAGCGACCACGGTTATCACTTGGGTGAGCATGACTTTTGGGCCAAGGTGTCGCTGCGCGACGAGTCGGCCGCTGTGCCGCTGATCATTCGCGTTCCCGGCAAGCAACCGGCCGTCTGCGATTCTCTGGTGGAACTGCTAGATCTGTATCCAACCGTCGCCAGTCTCTGCGGTTTGGATGTTCCTTCACACGTGCAAGGCGAAGACATTTCCGCGATGCTGGACGATCCCACGGTCAGCGTCCGCGATGCCGCTTTCAGTGTGGCACCGATGCGCAAAGGATTTTTGTTACGCGAACAGCGGTGGGCGTACATTCAATACAAAGAAGACGCCTCGGGAGGGATCGAATTATTCGATTGCGATGCCGATCCCAAACAGTTCACCAACCTGGCGGACAAGACCGAGCACCAGGACACCGTCAAGCGGCTGCAGGCCAAGTTAGCCGCCAAACTAGCTCAAGTCCGCAACAACGATCTGCCGTAG